A single window of Fimbriimonadaceae bacterium DNA harbors:
- the glmU gene encoding bifunctional UDP-N-acetylglucosamine diphosphorylase/glucosamine-1-phosphate N-acetyltransferase GlmU — translation MKVAGIILAAGKGTRMKSDLPKGLFAACGVPMVELIGRAMRGAGIDRPVVITGHRGELLREAFGDRYEYAVQEQQMGTGHAAMMARDVLAHHVGPVVVTPGDTPLLTAEALNGLIETHLREGAECTMATVTFEDPTGYGRVLRDSDGVACQIVEEKDATPEQRRLKEVCVSVYCFSGPTLFRLLPTLSTDNAQGEYYLTDMIGAVYKDGGRVATHAFEEAETMLGVNDRWQLAQASAILRSRILRKHALNGVTIVDPTNTYIGFDVEIGTDTTIQPMTNIEGSTVIGEGCEIGPNTRVEDSTIGRGCTVLMSHLARAVLKDRARCGPYANLRPGAVLGEDVKVGNFVEIKNATLGPKSSVSHLTYIGDAEVGARTNVGAGTITCNYDGFAKHRTVIGEDAFIGSNTTLIAPLKIGDGAFVAAGSVINKEVPANALAVGRSRQEVREEWAAHWREKKAKNT, via the coding sequence ATGAAAGTCGCCGGAATCATCCTCGCCGCGGGCAAGGGCACCCGCATGAAATCGGATTTGCCCAAGGGGCTGTTCGCGGCTTGCGGCGTGCCGATGGTCGAGCTGATCGGGCGGGCCATGCGCGGCGCGGGGATCGACCGTCCCGTGGTGATCACGGGTCACCGCGGGGAACTGCTTCGCGAGGCCTTCGGCGACCGTTACGAGTACGCGGTCCAAGAGCAACAGATGGGCACCGGCCACGCGGCGATGATGGCGCGGGACGTTTTGGCCCACCACGTGGGCCCCGTGGTGGTCACGCCCGGCGACACGCCGCTGCTGACGGCGGAGGCCTTGAACGGCCTGATCGAGACGCACCTGCGCGAGGGCGCGGAGTGCACCATGGCCACCGTCACGTTCGAGGACCCCACCGGATACGGGCGCGTCCTTCGCGACTCCGACGGCGTGGCGTGCCAGATCGTCGAGGAGAAGGACGCGACACCCGAGCAGCGGCGGCTCAAGGAGGTGTGCGTCAGCGTCTACTGCTTCTCGGGTCCGACCCTGTTTCGGCTGCTGCCCACGCTGAGCACGGACAACGCGCAGGGCGAGTACTACCTCACCGACATGATCGGGGCCGTGTACAAGGACGGCGGACGTGTGGCCACGCACGCCTTCGAGGAAGCGGAGACCATGCTGGGGGTCAACGACCGGTGGCAGCTCGCCCAGGCTTCTGCGATCCTTCGAAGCCGCATCCTGCGCAAGCACGCCCTCAACGGGGTCACGATCGTGGACCCCACGAACACCTACATCGGGTTCGACGTGGAGATCGGCACCGACACGACGATCCAGCCGATGACGAACATCGAGGGGAGCACGGTCATCGGGGAGGGGTGCGAGATCGGGCCCAACACGCGCGTGGAGGATTCGACGATCGGACGCGGCTGCACGGTACTGATGAGCCATCTGGCCCGCGCGGTGCTGAAGGACCGCGCCCGCTGCGGCCCGTACGCGAACCTGCGTCCCGGCGCCGTGCTCGGCGAGGACGTGAAGGTCGGCAACTTCGTCGAGATCAAGAACGCCACGCTCGGGCCGAAGTCGAGCGTGTCGCATCTCACGTACATCGGGGACGCGGAGGTCGGGGCGCGCACCAACGTCGGCGCGGGCACGATCACCTGCAACTACGACGGTTTCGCTAAGCACCGAACGGTGATTGGCGAAGACGCATTCATCGGCTCCAACACCACGCTCATCGCGCCGCTGAAGATCGGCGACGGGGCGTTCGTGGCCGCAGGGAGCGTGATCAACAAAGAGGTGCCGGCCAACGCGCTGGCCGTGGGGCGATCCAGGCAAGAGGTACGGGAAGAGTGGGCAGCACATTGGCGAGAGAAGAAGGCGAAGAACACGTAA
- a CDS encoding S41 family peptidase, with amino-acid sequence MRRLPLLLVLLAGAGSAFAQLEDPKPLPLIGARSLALSPDGSRLAFTYRGDVWVAPSAGGKAEPVTNHVEMDDNPVWSPDGKWIAFSSNRFGGNCIFAVPAEGGAARRLTWFSGSEVPTDWSPDGRKILFRSTRDDAYNGVFELDVRSLAFQPLFEDMMTIGNPHYAEGGKAIVYNRMGFPWFRARYQGSGAAQIWRFDEATGKRTAIRNNGFQHLWITPAADNAVLCVTVSEKTPSSSNLGKSNGRNTDNAARTPNVVRVDGRGGARRLTDFVGGGVRFLTADAKADLVAFEVDGSVYTMKPGSAPQKIALTATIDDKVTNEERLILTDGVEDATLSPRADRFVFQVRSELWSVPVKKEKGPNANDAEQLTTWEGLDEQPLYAPDGQSVFFVSDRKGARHLYRLDLESKKAEQITTADSDVFQLQLLPDKKALSFWVTGAQGGLYKVALDGNAKPELVMAMPGGEPREAVWSPDGRWIAYTDRLDRSGYYYWESGTNIWVYDTVEKRGTNITKENGPNSSPGWSPDGKYLYFRSDRSGGGGGRGRQAGGGGLFVVPLQKEEARSQDTELKYEKPTGPVKVDIDFDRIEDRVRRFVSQDPQSGVEADVEKGDLYFISEGDLWKASYDGSEVKRLTNGGGLTRFDFSADGNQIAMVKGGAMSLIDIRKPNTPVTGVSFRADWRRDVRLERKAAFNQFWREYNRSFYDGNFHGRDWAAIRERYAPLLDGVAHRNEMATVLNMMVGELESSHSEVGPGPGNPSGETTAHPGFTIDYSHRGLGIKVKDVPDGAPGSYEKTRIRPGEYVLQVNGVDVRPDESLFRDVLNNQTGRDLTLLVNSTPNKTNARTVKYRALSGGEFAGIVRRNLLEARRKYVEEKSNGKLTYVHIAGMGGGNFDQFQREFWQLTQGKDGVIIDVRDNGGGNISDQLIDIIERRPHSYYVPRDEQPQLAPGQTWGKPTVVMAAETSYSNAEMFPYAMKSRGLATLVGMPTPGYVIWTGGFRLVDGTSARMPGSGVYRMDGTPLEDMGQEPDFKVDITPEEFFAGKDPQIDKAIEVLLGKIK; translated from the coding sequence ATGCGTCGCCTCCCCCTTCTCCTCGTTCTCCTCGCGGGCGCGGGATCCGCGTTCGCCCAGCTCGAAGACCCCAAACCGCTTCCTCTGATCGGGGCGCGCTCGCTCGCCTTGAGTCCCGATGGGAGCCGGCTCGCCTTCACCTACCGCGGGGACGTCTGGGTCGCCCCGAGCGCGGGGGGCAAGGCCGAGCCCGTCACGAACCACGTGGAGATGGACGACAACCCCGTCTGGTCGCCCGACGGCAAGTGGATCGCCTTCTCGAGCAACCGCTTCGGCGGCAACTGCATCTTCGCGGTGCCCGCCGAGGGCGGCGCGGCGAGGCGGCTCACCTGGTTCTCCGGAAGCGAGGTGCCGACGGACTGGTCGCCGGACGGACGCAAGATCCTCTTTCGCAGCACCCGCGACGATGCGTACAACGGCGTCTTCGAACTCGACGTGCGCTCGCTCGCGTTCCAACCCCTCTTCGAGGACATGATGACGATCGGGAATCCGCACTATGCCGAGGGCGGCAAGGCGATCGTTTACAACCGAATGGGCTTTCCCTGGTTCCGGGCGCGCTACCAAGGCTCGGGCGCCGCGCAGATCTGGCGCTTCGACGAGGCGACGGGCAAGCGGACGGCCATCCGGAACAACGGGTTCCAGCACCTGTGGATCACGCCTGCGGCGGACAACGCGGTCTTGTGCGTGACCGTCTCGGAGAAGACGCCCAGCAGCTCGAATCTCGGCAAATCGAACGGACGCAACACGGACAACGCCGCGAGGACGCCCAACGTGGTGCGCGTCGACGGCCGCGGCGGCGCGCGGCGGCTGACCGATTTCGTGGGAGGCGGCGTGCGGTTCCTGACCGCGGACGCCAAGGCGGACCTCGTGGCCTTCGAAGTCGACGGATCGGTGTACACCATGAAGCCCGGTTCGGCGCCCCAGAAGATCGCGCTGACCGCGACGATCGACGACAAGGTCACCAATGAAGAGCGGCTGATCCTGACCGACGGAGTCGAAGACGCGACGCTCAGCCCGAGGGCCGACCGGTTCGTGTTCCAGGTTCGAAGCGAGCTTTGGAGCGTGCCGGTCAAGAAGGAGAAGGGCCCCAACGCGAACGACGCCGAGCAGCTCACGACGTGGGAAGGCTTGGACGAGCAGCCTCTCTACGCTCCCGATGGGCAATCGGTGTTCTTCGTGAGCGACCGGAAGGGAGCGCGCCACCTGTACCGGCTCGACCTGGAGAGCAAGAAGGCGGAGCAGATCACGACGGCCGACAGCGACGTGTTCCAGTTGCAACTGCTGCCGGACAAGAAGGCCCTCTCGTTCTGGGTGACGGGCGCGCAGGGGGGTCTTTACAAGGTGGCGCTCGACGGGAATGCCAAGCCCGAACTCGTGATGGCGATGCCCGGAGGCGAGCCGCGCGAGGCGGTGTGGAGTCCCGACGGGCGCTGGATCGCCTACACGGACCGGTTGGACCGCAGCGGCTACTACTACTGGGAATCGGGCACGAACATCTGGGTGTACGACACCGTGGAGAAGCGCGGAACGAACATCACGAAGGAGAACGGCCCGAACTCGAGTCCGGGCTGGTCGCCCGACGGCAAGTACCTCTACTTCCGGAGCGACCGCTCGGGAGGCGGGGGCGGCCGGGGCCGCCAGGCGGGCGGCGGCGGACTGTTCGTCGTGCCCCTCCAGAAGGAGGAGGCCCGTAGTCAGGACACCGAGCTGAAGTACGAGAAGCCGACGGGGCCGGTGAAGGTCGATATCGACTTCGATCGGATCGAGGATCGCGTGCGGCGTTTCGTCAGCCAGGATCCGCAGAGCGGCGTCGAGGCGGACGTCGAGAAGGGCGACCTGTACTTCATCAGCGAGGGCGATCTCTGGAAGGCGAGCTACGACGGTTCCGAGGTCAAGCGGCTCACCAACGGCGGCGGCCTCACGAGGTTCGACTTCTCCGCCGACGGCAACCAGATCGCGATGGTGAAGGGCGGTGCGATGAGCCTGATCGACATCCGCAAACCCAACACGCCCGTCACGGGCGTGAGCTTCCGCGCGGATTGGAGGCGCGACGTGCGGCTCGAGCGCAAGGCCGCGTTCAATCAGTTCTGGCGCGAGTACAACCGGAGTTTCTACGACGGCAACTTCCACGGCCGCGACTGGGCCGCGATCCGCGAGCGCTACGCGCCGCTTTTGGACGGCGTCGCCCACCGCAACGAGATGGCCACCGTGCTGAACATGATGGTGGGCGAACTCGAGTCCAGCCACTCCGAGGTGGGTCCGGGGCCGGGGAACCCCAGCGGCGAAACCACCGCGCACCCGGGCTTCACGATCGACTACAGCCATCGCGGATTGGGAATCAAGGTCAAGGACGTGCCGGACGGTGCCCCGGGGTCTTACGAGAAGACCCGGATCCGCCCCGGCGAGTACGTGCTTCAGGTGAACGGCGTGGACGTGCGTCCCGACGAGAGCCTGTTCCGCGATGTGCTCAACAACCAGACCGGCCGCGACCTGACGCTGCTGGTGAATTCGACTCCCAACAAGACCAATGCCCGGACGGTGAAGTACCGCGCCCTGTCGGGCGGCGAGTTCGCGGGCATCGTGCGCCGCAACCTGCTGGAGGCCCGCCGCAAGTACGTCGAGGAGAAATCGAACGGCAAGCTGACGTACGTGCACATCGCCGGCATGGGCGGCGGAAACTTCGACCAGTTCCAGCGCGAGTTCTGGCAGCTCACGCAGGGCAAGGACGGGGTGATCATCGACGTGCGCGACAACGGCGGCGGGAACATCAGCGACCAGTTGATCGACATCATCGAACGCCGGCCCCACAGCTACTACGTGCCGCGCGACGAGCAACCTCAGTTGGCGCCCGGCCAGACGTGGGGCAAACCCACGGTCGTGATGGCGGCGGAGACGAGCTACAGCAACGCCGAGATGTTCCCGTACGCGATGAAGTCGCGCGGGCTCGCGACGCTCGTCGGCATGCCCACGCCCGGGTACGTGATCTGGACGGGTGGTTTCCGCCTGGTGGACGGCACCAGCGCCCGCATGCCGGGCTCGGGCGTCTACCGGATGGACGGGACTCCGCTCGAGGACATGGGGCAAGAGCCCGACTTCAAGGTGGACATCACGCCAGAGGAGTTCTTCGCAGGGAAGGACCCGCAGATCGACAAAGCCATCGAGGTCCTCCTCGGGAAGATCAAGTAG
- a CDS encoding dihydrodipicolinate synthase family protein — translation MLKISGLFAPLATPFTDDGHQVSEVRLARQIRSLLTEGIAGVVVATDTGEFGACGIQERKSLLELVLRECGGRAEAMVNVSSLSTSVSLDLAQHAGRHGARAAVLMPPYYGRYDEEEVSGLFSAVSRYAGIPVVVVDPFGSITPDVRAAGAENPSLLWAVPLEEKGLGRVALLEGRTGTDEFAVEGVVVSPLATIAPAKMLQIVGGSNESLDLLTKFGRMFSRARLVKAALESRNLSQGPTRGPVMALTGAPMQALRNYFEA, via the coding sequence ATGCTCAAAATCTCCGGACTGTTTGCGCCGCTGGCTACGCCCTTCACGGACGACGGCCACCAGGTGAGCGAGGTGCGGCTGGCCAGGCAGATCCGCTCGCTGCTGACCGAAGGCATCGCGGGGGTGGTGGTCGCGACCGATACGGGCGAATTCGGGGCGTGCGGCATCCAGGAGCGCAAGTCGCTGCTGGAGCTGGTCCTGCGGGAGTGCGGGGGGCGCGCCGAGGCGATGGTGAACGTCAGCAGCCTCAGCACTTCGGTCAGTCTGGACCTGGCCCAGCACGCGGGCCGGCACGGGGCGCGCGCGGCGGTGCTGATGCCGCCCTACTACGGCAGGTACGACGAGGAGGAGGTTTCGGGCTTGTTCTCCGCGGTGTCGCGTTATGCGGGCATTCCCGTCGTCGTGGTGGATCCCTTCGGTTCGATCACCCCGGACGTGCGCGCAGCAGGCGCGGAGAACCCGAGCCTCCTGTGGGCCGTTCCCCTGGAGGAGAAGGGGCTGGGCAGGGTCGCTTTACTCGAGGGGCGAACGGGAACGGACGAGTTCGCGGTCGAAGGGGTGGTGGTCTCCCCGCTGGCGACGATCGCGCCCGCGAAGATGCTCCAGATCGTCGGCGGCTCGAACGAGTCGCTGGACCTGCTCACCAAGTTCGGGCGCATGTTCTCGCGAGCCCGACTCGTGAAGGCCGCGCTCGAGTCCCGCAACCTCTCGCAAGGACCGACGCGCGGACCCGTTATGGCGCTGACCGGCGCCCCGATGCAGGCACTCCGGAACTACTTCGAGGCGTAA
- a CDS encoding class I SAM-dependent methyltransferase — protein MRTAQSQFGPVASAYLTSGVHSNEASLRRLVEVAKPSGGLVLDVGTGAGHAAFTFARHVDRVVASDITPSMLEIVEAEAAARSLGNVAPCYADAENLPFGTGSFDGLVCRLAAHHFENPARFVAEARRVVRRGGWLLVVDNVGIEDPAADDELDRIERLRDPSHVRNWTETQWRGWLVESGFELATIDRLPKPINAVDWLERMRAGAAAQADVLRTITGSEGWLRDYLRPHGEGAHLTFHLHEFLVLAR, from the coding sequence GTGAGAACAGCGCAGAGCCAATTCGGACCCGTGGCGTCGGCCTATCTCACGAGCGGCGTCCATTCGAACGAGGCCTCCCTGCGGCGGCTCGTGGAGGTCGCCAAACCGTCCGGCGGCTTGGTGCTGGACGTGGGCACCGGCGCCGGGCACGCGGCCTTCACCTTCGCCCGCCACGTCGATCGCGTCGTCGCGTCGGACATCACGCCGTCCATGCTGGAGATCGTCGAGGCCGAAGCCGCCGCGCGTTCGCTCGGAAACGTCGCCCCATGCTACGCCGATGCGGAGAACCTGCCGTTTGGAACGGGCTCGTTCGATGGTCTGGTGTGCAGGCTGGCGGCCCACCATTTCGAGAACCCCGCCCGGTTCGTGGCCGAGGCCCGCAGGGTCGTTCGGCGCGGCGGATGGCTCCTCGTCGTGGACAATGTGGGCATCGAAGACCCGGCGGCAGACGACGAGCTGGACCGGATCGAGCGGCTGAGGGATCCCTCCCACGTCCGGAACTGGACCGAGACGCAGTGGCGCGGATGGCTCGTCGAGTCCGGATTCGAGTTGGCGACCATCGACCGCCTTCCCAAACCGATCAACGCGGTGGACTGGCTCGAGCGGATGCGCGCCGGGGCCGCGGCGCAGGCGGACGTCCTCCGCACGATCACGGGCTCCGAGGGGTGGCTGCGCGACTACCTCAGGCCGCACGGCGAGGGCGCCCACCTCACGTTCCATCTGCACGAGTTTCTCGTGCTTGCCCGCTAG